A single Fusobacterium hominis DNA region contains:
- a CDS encoding Fe-S-containing hydro-lyase: protein MEYHITTPLKDEDIKKLRTGDTVKITGVMYTARDAAHARLVKLLEEGKELPVDLKGQVIFYVGPTPAKPGRPIGSAGPTTSYRMDAYAPALLRVGLKGMIGKGARSQEVKDAIKSEKAVYFAAVGGTAALIAKSIKKAELITYEDLGAEALRRLEVVDFPAIVINDIYGGDLYEEGQAKWNELDK from the coding sequence ATGGAATATCATATTACTACACCTTTAAAAGATGAAGATATAAAAAAATTAAGAACTGGAGATACAGTTAAAATAACAGGAGTTATGTATACAGCAAGAGATGCTGCTCATGCAAGACTTGTAAAATTATTAGAAGAAGGAAAAGAATTACCTGTTGATTTAAAAGGACAAGTAATCTTTTATGTAGGACCAACACCTGCAAAACCAGGAAGACCAATAGGTAGTGCTGGACCAACTACAAGTTATAGAATGGATGCATATGCACCTGCTTTACTAAGAGTTGGATTAAAAGGAATGATTGGTAAAGGTGCTAGATCACAAGAAGTTAAAGATGCTATAAAATCTGAAAAAGCTGTTTACTTTGCAGCTGTTGGAGGAACTGCAGCTTTAATTGCAAAATCAATAAAAAAAGCTGAATTAATTACATATGAAGATTTAGGAGCAGAAGCTTTAAGAAGACTTGAAGTAGTAGATTTCCCAGCTATTGTTATAAATGATATTTATGGTGGAGATCTTTATGAAGAAGGTCAAGCTAAATGGA